A window of Pseudomonas mucidolens contains these coding sequences:
- the fliE gene encoding flagellar hook-basal body complex protein FliE has protein sequence MSQGVEFNRLMLDMRSMQMDAMAQPKSVVQAPELSQSSFSDMLGQAINKVSDTQQASSQLSTAFEIGKSGVDLTDVMIASQKASVSFQALTQVRNKLVQAYQDIMQMPV, from the coding sequence ATGAGCCAAGGTGTTGAGTTCAATCGGTTGATGTTGGATATGCGATCCATGCAAATGGACGCGATGGCTCAGCCAAAATCCGTCGTCCAGGCGCCGGAACTGAGCCAAAGCAGCTTTTCCGACATGCTCGGTCAAGCCATCAACAAAGTCAGCGACACCCAGCAGGCGTCCAGTCAGCTGTCCACTGCCTTCGAAATTGGCAAGAGCGGCGTGGATCTCACCGACGTGATGATTGCCTCGCAGAAGGCCAGCGTTTCCTTCCAGGCCTTGACCCAGGTGCGTAACAAGCTGGTTCAGGCCTATCAAGACATCATGCAGATGCCGGTTTAA
- the fliF gene encoding flagellar basal-body MS-ring/collar protein FliF, translating into MAEAVVDNAPAKTDGKPPLFGLSFLENLSEMTMLRQVGLMVGLAASVAIGFAVVLWSQQPDYRPLYGSLAGMDAKQVMETLATADIAYTVEPNSGALLVKADDVARARLKLAAAGVAPTDGNIGFEILDKDQGLGTSQFMEATRYRRGLEGELARTIASLNNVKGARVHLAIPKSSVFVRDERKPSASVLVELFSGRSLEPGQVLAIVNLVATSVPELSKSQITVVDQKGNLLSDQAENSALTMAGKQFDYSRRMESMLTQRVHNILQPVLGNDRYKAEVSADVDFSAVESTSEQFNPDQPALRSEQSTSEQRTASNGPQGVPGALSNQPPTPATAPQVAGGAAAAVAAIPPGQPLLDANGQQIMDPATGQPMLAPYPADKRQQSTKNFELDRSISHTKQQQGRLNRLSVSVVVDDQVKVDAANGETTRAPWSADELARFTRLVQDAVGFDASRGDSVSVINMPFSQERSEVIAEIPFYSQPWFWDVVKQVLGVLFILVLVFGVLRPVLNNITGNGKKQLAPFGGSDVELGGMGGLDGELANDRVSLGGPQSILLPSPSEGYDAQLNAIKSLVAEDPGRVAQVVKEWINADE; encoded by the coding sequence ATGGCAGAAGCAGTCGTGGATAACGCACCCGCCAAGACAGACGGCAAACCGCCGCTGTTTGGCCTGTCGTTCCTGGAAAACCTTTCGGAAATGACCATGTTGCGTCAGGTGGGCCTGATGGTCGGCCTGGCTGCCAGCGTGGCGATTGGTTTTGCCGTGGTGCTGTGGTCGCAGCAACCTGATTACCGGCCGCTCTATGGCAGCCTGGCCGGTATGGACGCCAAGCAGGTCATGGAAACCCTGGCCACCGCCGATATCGCCTACACCGTTGAACCGAATTCTGGCGCCTTGCTGGTCAAGGCTGACGACGTCGCCCGTGCCCGCTTGAAGCTGGCCGCGGCCGGCGTTGCGCCTACCGACGGCAATATCGGTTTTGAGATCCTCGACAAGGACCAGGGCCTGGGGACCAGTCAGTTCATGGAAGCCACCCGCTATCGTCGCGGCCTGGAAGGTGAACTGGCGCGTACCATCGCCAGCCTGAACAATGTCAAAGGTGCGCGCGTGCACCTGGCAATTCCGAAAAGCTCAGTGTTTGTGCGCGATGAGCGCAAGCCTAGCGCTTCGGTATTGGTCGAACTGTTTTCCGGTCGTTCGCTGGAGCCGGGCCAGGTCTTGGCGATCGTCAATCTTGTGGCCACCAGCGTTCCTGAATTGAGCAAGTCGCAAATCACCGTCGTCGATCAAAAGGGCAACCTGCTTTCCGATCAAGCGGAAAATTCAGCGCTGACCATGGCTGGCAAACAGTTCGACTACAGCCGGCGCATGGAAAGCATGCTGACCCAGCGGGTGCATAACATCCTGCAACCGGTGCTGGGTAATGACCGCTACAAGGCCGAAGTGTCCGCCGATGTCGACTTCAGTGCTGTCGAATCCACGTCCGAGCAGTTCAACCCGGACCAGCCGGCCCTGCGCAGTGAACAATCGACCAGTGAGCAACGCACCGCCTCCAACGGCCCCCAAGGTGTGCCGGGAGCCCTGAGCAACCAGCCTCCGACTCCGGCGACGGCTCCGCAAGTCGCTGGTGGCGCCGCCGCCGCCGTCGCCGCGATCCCGCCCGGCCAACCCCTGCTGGACGCCAACGGCCAGCAAATCATGGACCCGGCCACCGGCCAGCCGATGCTCGCGCCATACCCTGCGGACAAGCGTCAGCAGTCCACCAAAAACTTCGAACTGGACCGTTCCATCAGTCACACCAAGCAGCAACAAGGCCGCTTGAACCGCTTGTCGGTGTCGGTGGTGGTGGATGATCAGGTCAAGGTCGATGCCGCCAACGGCGAAACCACCCGTGCACCCTGGAGCGCCGACGAATTGGCGCGCTTTACCCGCCTGGTCCAGGACGCCGTGGGCTTTGACGCCAGCCGTGGCGACAGCGTGAGCGTGATCAACATGCCGTTCTCCCAGGAGCGCAGCGAGGTGATTGCCGAAATCCCGTTCTACTCGCAACCCTGGTTCTGGGACGTGGTCAAACAAGTGCTGGGTGTGTTGTTCATCCTGGTGCTGGTGTTCGGTGTGCTGCGTCCGGTACTCAACAACATTACCGGTAACGGTAAGAAACAGTTGGCGCCGTTCGGTGGCAGCGATGTCGAGTTGGGCGGCATGGGCGGCCTGGATGGCGAACTGGCCAACGACCGCGTCAGCCTCGGCGGGCCGCAGAGCATTCTGTTGCCAAGCCCGAGCGAAGGCTATGACGCACAGTTGAACGCAATCAAAAGTCTGGTGGCAGAAGATCCGGGTCGTGTGGCCCAGGTCGTGAAAGAGTGGATCAACGCAGATGAGTGA
- the fliG gene encoding flagellar motor switch protein FliG yields the protein MSDNRASVAKLSRVDKAAVLLLSLGETDAAQVLRHMGPKEVQRVGVAMAQMRNVHREQVEQVMSEFVEIVGDQTSLGVGSDNYIRKMLTSALGEDKANGLIDRILLGGNTSGLDSLKWMEPRAVADVIRYEHPQIQAIVVAYLDPDQAGEVLGHFDHKVRLDIILRVSSLNTVQPAALKELNTILERQFSGNSNAARTTLGGIKRAADIMNFLDSSVEGQLMDSIREIDDTLSVQIEDLMFVFNNLSDVDDRGIQALLREVSSDVLVLALKGSDEGVKEKIFKNMSKRASELLRDDLEAKGPVRVSDVETAQKEILTIARRMAEAGEIVLGGKGGEEMI from the coding sequence ATGAGTGATAATCGAGCCTCTGTTGCCAAGCTGTCCCGGGTCGACAAGGCAGCTGTCCTGCTGCTGTCCCTGGGAGAGACCGACGCGGCCCAAGTGTTGCGGCATATGGGGCCCAAGGAAGTGCAGCGGGTCGGCGTGGCCATGGCGCAAATGCGCAATGTGCACCGTGAGCAAGTTGAGCAGGTGATGAGTGAGTTCGTCGAAATTGTCGGCGACCAGACCAGCCTGGGCGTCGGTTCCGACAATTACATCCGCAAAATGCTGACCTCGGCCCTGGGCGAAGACAAGGCCAACGGCCTGATCGACCGTATCCTGCTGGGCGGCAACACCAGCGGCCTCGACAGCTTGAAGTGGATGGAGCCGCGTGCGGTGGCGGACGTGATTCGTTACGAGCACCCGCAGATCCAGGCGATTGTCGTGGCTTACCTGGACCCGGACCAGGCGGGCGAAGTGCTCGGCCATTTCGACCACAAGGTGCGCCTGGACATCATCCTGCGCGTCTCGTCGCTGAACACCGTACAGCCAGCGGCGCTGAAGGAATTGAACACCATTCTGGAGAGGCAGTTCTCCGGCAACTCCAACGCCGCGCGCACCACCCTGGGCGGCATCAAGCGCGCAGCGGATATCATGAACTTCCTCGACAGCTCGGTGGAAGGTCAGTTGATGGACTCGATCCGCGAGATCGACGACACGCTGTCGGTGCAGATCGAAGACCTTATGTTTGTCTTCAATAACCTGTCCGATGTCGACGACCGTGGCATCCAGGCGTTGCTGCGTGAAGTCTCCTCCGACGTGCTGGTGCTTGCCCTCAAGGGCTCGGATGAGGGCGTCAAGGAGAAGATCTTCAAGAACATGTCCAAGCGTGCCTCGGAACTGTTGCGCGACGACCTGGAAGCCAAGGGACCGGTGCGCGTCAGCGACGTGGAAACCGCACAGAAGGAAATCCTCACCATTGCCCGCCGTATGGCCGAAGCCGGAGAAATCGTTCTCGGCGGGAAGGGCGGCGAAGAAATGATCTAA
- the fliH gene encoding flagellar assembly protein FliH, whose protein sequence is MSTNDETPSDLIRARDVGGFDVWSLPSFDPYQPEPEPEPVEEPPVEMEEVPLEEVQPLTLEELESIRQEAYNEGFAIGEKEGFHSTTLKVRQEAEAALNIRLNSLERLMGNLFAPIAEQDAQLEKAMVGLVEHIVRQVIQRELVLDSSQIESVMREALMLLPLGVGNVRLYINPQDFEQVKALRERHEETWRIVEDAALQPGGCRVETEHSRIDATVETRITQIMAKLFDQLHEQVLHPAAPDVSVDLDAPDAP, encoded by the coding sequence ATGTCGACCAATGATGAGACGCCCAGCGATCTGATTCGCGCCCGGGATGTCGGCGGGTTCGACGTCTGGTCGCTGCCCAGCTTCGACCCGTACCAGCCCGAACCCGAGCCGGAACCTGTAGAAGAACCTCCCGTTGAGATGGAAGAAGTCCCGCTGGAGGAAGTCCAGCCGCTGACCCTGGAAGAGCTGGAAAGCATCCGTCAGGAAGCTTACAACGAGGGGTTTGCCATCGGCGAAAAGGAAGGCTTCCACAGCACCACCCTCAAGGTTCGCCAAGAAGCCGAGGCCGCCCTGAATATCCGCCTGAACAGCCTGGAGCGGCTGATGGGCAACCTGTTCGCACCGATTGCCGAACAGGACGCACAGCTGGAAAAAGCCATGGTTGGCTTGGTCGAGCACATCGTCCGCCAAGTGATCCAGCGTGAACTGGTGCTGGACTCCAGCCAGATCGAAAGTGTGATGCGCGAAGCCCTGATGTTGCTGCCCTTGGGCGTTGGCAATGTGCGTTTGTACATCAATCCGCAGGATTTCGAGCAGGTCAAGGCCTTGCGCGAACGCCATGAGGAAACCTGGCGCATTGTCGAAGATGCGGCATTGCAGCCCGGCGGTTGTCGGGTCGAGACCGAGCACAGCCGTATTGATGCCACGGTCGAGACCCGTATCACGCAGATCATGGCCAAGCTCTTCGACCAGTTGCACGAGCAGGTGCTGCACCCGGCGGCGCCGGATGTGAGTGTTGACCTGGACGCGCCTGATGCGCCTTGA
- the fliI gene encoding flagellar protein export ATPase FliI: protein MRLDRTSFAKRLGGYIEATQLPGQPILEGRLLRMVGLTLEAEGLRAAMGSRCLVINDDSYHPMQVEAEVMGFSGSKIFLMPVGSLAGIAPGARVVPLADTGRLPMGMSMLGRVLDGAGRALDGKGGMKAEDWVPMDGPTINPLKRNPISQPLDVGIRCINGLLTVGRGQRLGLFAGTGVGKSVLLGMMTRFTEADIIVVGLIGERGREVKEFIEHILGEEGLKRSVVVASPADDAPLMRLRAAMYCTRIAEYFRDKGKNVLLLMDSLTRFAQAQREIALAIGEPPATKGYPPSVFAKLPKLVERAGNAEAGGGSITAFYTVLSEGDDQQDPIADSARGVLDGHIVLSRRLAEEGHYPAIDIEASISRVMPSVVSPEHMARAQQFKQLWSRYQQSRDLISVGAYVAGGDRETDLAIALQPQLVTYLRQGLNDNISLAESEGHLASVFAPAPGG from the coding sequence ATGCGCCTTGATCGCACCAGCTTCGCCAAACGCCTGGGCGGCTACATCGAAGCCACCCAGTTACCCGGCCAGCCGATTCTTGAAGGCCGGCTGCTGCGCATGGTCGGCCTGACCCTGGAAGCCGAAGGCCTGCGCGCCGCCATGGGCAGCCGCTGCCTGGTGATCAACGATGACAGCTATCACCCGATGCAGGTCGAAGCGGAAGTCATGGGCTTCTCCGGCAGCAAGATTTTCCTGATGCCCGTCGGCAGCCTTGCCGGCATCGCCCCCGGCGCGCGTGTCGTACCGCTGGCCGACACCGGCCGCTTGCCCATGGGCATGAGCATGCTCGGCCGCGTACTGGATGGCGCCGGCCGCGCGCTCGACGGCAAGGGCGGGATGAAAGCCGAAGACTGGGTGCCGATGGACGGCCCGACTATCAACCCGCTCAAACGCAACCCGATCAGCCAGCCGCTGGACGTGGGCATTCGTTGCATCAACGGTTTATTGACGGTCGGACGCGGCCAGCGCCTGGGCCTGTTCGCCGGTACCGGCGTGGGCAAGAGTGTACTGTTGGGCATGATGACGCGTTTTACCGAGGCCGACATCATTGTGGTCGGGTTGATCGGGGAGCGCGGCCGTGAGGTCAAGGAGTTCATCGAACACATCCTGGGCGAAGAAGGCCTCAAGCGTTCCGTGGTGGTCGCGTCCCCAGCGGACGACGCGCCGCTGATGCGTCTGCGCGCGGCCATGTATTGCACGCGGATCGCCGAGTATTTTCGCGACAAGGGCAAGAATGTCCTGTTGTTGATGGACTCCCTCACGCGTTTCGCCCAGGCCCAGCGGGAAATTGCCCTGGCCATCGGCGAGCCGCCCGCGACCAAGGGGTATCCACCCTCGGTGTTCGCCAAACTGCCGAAACTGGTGGAACGCGCCGGTAATGCTGAAGCCGGTGGCGGCTCGATCACCGCGTTCTACACCGTATTGTCCGAAGGTGATGACCAACAGGACCCGATTGCCGACTCGGCCCGAGGCGTACTCGACGGACACATCGTGCTGTCGCGACGTTTGGCCGAGGAAGGGCATTACCCGGCCATCGACATCGAAGCGTCCATCAGCCGGGTCATGCCGTCGGTGGTCAGCCCCGAGCACATGGCCCGCGCCCAGCAGTTCAAACAGTTGTGGTCGCGTTATCAGCAGAGTCGCGACCTGATCAGCGTTGGCGCCTATGTAGCCGGTGGCGATCGCGAAACCGACCTGGCGATTGCCCTGCAACCGCAACTGGTGACTTACCTGCGCCAGGGCCTGAACGACAACATCAGCCTGGCCGAAAGCGAAGGACACCTGGCGTCGGTGTTCGCGCCCGCGCCTGGCGGTTAA
- the fliJ gene encoding flagellar export protein FliJ has protein sequence MATSRAARLAPVVEMAESAERTAAQRLGHFQGQVRLAESKLGDLERFRGEYQQQWIARGSQGVSGQWLMNYQHFLNQLETAVGQQRQSLAWHQNNLDQAREGWQQAYARVEGLRKLVQRYRDEARALEDKREQKLLDELSQRLPRQDSD, from the coding sequence ATGGCAACCAGTCGCGCCGCCCGCCTGGCGCCCGTGGTGGAAATGGCCGAAAGCGCCGAACGTACCGCCGCCCAGCGTCTCGGGCACTTTCAAGGTCAAGTGCGCTTGGCCGAAAGCAAGCTGGGGGACCTGGAACGCTTTCGCGGCGAATACCAGCAACAATGGATTGCGCGCGGCAGCCAGGGTGTTTCCGGGCAGTGGCTGATGAATTACCAGCACTTCCTCAATCAACTGGAAACCGCCGTGGGTCAGCAGCGCCAGAGCCTGGCCTGGCACCAGAATAATCTCGACCAGGCTCGCGAAGGCTGGCAACAGGCTTATGCACGGGTCGAAGGCTTGCGCAAGTTGGTGCAGCGTTATCGTGATGAGGCGCGGGCGCTGGAAGACAAGCGTGAGCAAAAGCTGCTGGATGAGTTGTCCCAACGCTTGCCGCGTCAGGATTCGGACTGA
- a CDS encoding STAS domain-containing protein, with product MSVESEVSLDGKKLTIAVKGRFDFGSHQLFREAYERFYQAPDTYVVDLKEATYLDSSALGMLLLLRDYAGGDAADIRVINCSADVRKILAISNFDKLFDIP from the coding sequence ATGTCAGTCGAATCGGAAGTGTCCCTGGATGGGAAAAAGTTGACGATCGCCGTCAAGGGCCGCTTTGATTTCGGCAGTCACCAGCTGTTTCGCGAAGCCTATGAGCGGTTTTACCAGGCTCCCGACACCTACGTAGTGGACTTGAAAGAAGCCACCTACCTCGACAGCTCCGCCCTCGGCATGCTGTTGTTGCTGCGCGATTACGCCGGAGGCGATGCCGCTGATATCCGCGTGATCAACTGCAGCGCCGACGTACGCAAGATCCTCGCTATCTCCAATTTCGACAAACTGTTCGACATTCCTTGA
- a CDS encoding fused response regulator/phosphatase, producing MAADALTVLIAEDSPADRLLLSTIVHRQGHRVLTAANGQEAVEVFVRERPQLVLMDALMPVVDGFEAARQIKRLAGEALVPIIFLTSLRESEALARCLEAGGDDFLAKPYNQVILAAKINAMDRLRRLHATVLQQRDLIARHHEYLLHEQRVAKAVFDKVAHSGCLNEARNIRYLQSPYALFNGDLLLAAYTPSGDMHLLLGDFTGHGLPAAVGAMPLAEVFYGMTAKGYGLAQTLREMNAKLKRILPVDMFCCATLLCLSTQRRVVEVWNGGMPDGYIQEVVTGKYTPLVSRHLPLGVLSAEAFDERTEVWPMGVGNRVFLLSDGVLDTVDGDDRLFGVERLQQVFAANRAPERLFEEIEQALAGFRGEVRDDVSMVEISLRPDPPTCSPGILYTDSGQSCPLDWSVSFEFRAETLKRHNPLPHMLQLLLEIHGLRGQSGALYTVMAELYANALEHGVLGLDSRLKRDAQGFASYYRQRNERLMQLKSGYIRVHMDVVPTVAGGCLTLRIEDSGQGFDVAQVLAQPLEVDRLSGRGLNLVRHLASDVRWSDGGRSVRVEFSWAVQA from the coding sequence ATGGCTGCCGATGCGTTGACTGTGCTGATCGCCGAAGACAGTCCCGCCGACCGTCTTTTGCTGTCAACCATCGTTCATCGCCAGGGACACCGCGTACTGACCGCGGCAAACGGCCAGGAGGCGGTGGAGGTGTTCGTGCGCGAACGCCCACAGTTGGTGTTGATGGACGCCCTGATGCCCGTGGTGGACGGCTTCGAGGCTGCCCGGCAGATCAAGCGATTGGCGGGGGAGGCGCTGGTGCCGATCATCTTTCTCACCTCTCTGCGCGAGAGTGAAGCGCTGGCCCGCTGCCTGGAGGCGGGTGGCGACGATTTCCTGGCCAAGCCCTACAACCAAGTAATTCTGGCCGCGAAGATCAACGCCATGGACCGGCTGCGGCGTTTACACGCCACCGTCCTGCAGCAGCGTGATCTGATCGCCCGGCACCATGAATACCTGCTCCATGAGCAGCGGGTGGCCAAGGCCGTATTCGACAAGGTCGCCCATTCCGGTTGCCTTAACGAGGCGCGCAATATTCGCTATCTGCAATCGCCCTATGCCTTGTTCAATGGCGACCTGCTGCTGGCCGCCTACACCCCTTCGGGAGACATGCACCTGCTGCTGGGGGATTTCACCGGGCATGGCTTGCCGGCGGCGGTGGGCGCCATGCCGCTGGCCGAAGTGTTCTATGGCATGACCGCCAAGGGATATGGCCTGGCGCAAACCCTGCGGGAAATGAACGCCAAGCTCAAACGCATCCTGCCGGTGGATATGTTCTGTTGCGCCACGTTACTGTGCCTGAGTACCCAGCGACGCGTGGTCGAAGTGTGGAATGGCGGTATGCCGGATGGCTACATACAGGAAGTGGTCACGGGCAAGTACACGCCGTTGGTGTCGCGGCATTTGCCCTTGGGAGTGTTGTCGGCCGAGGCGTTTGATGAGCGTACCGAGGTCTGGCCGATGGGGGTGGGCAACCGCGTGTTCCTGCTGTCCGATGGCGTGCTGGATACGGTGGACGGTGATGATCGGTTGTTCGGTGTCGAGCGGCTGCAGCAGGTATTCGCCGCCAATCGCGCGCCTGAACGATTGTTTGAAGAAATAGAACAGGCACTCGCCGGGTTCCGCGGCGAAGTGCGTGACGATGTGAGTATGGTCGAAATCAGCCTGCGCCCCGACCCACCTACGTGCTCACCCGGCATCCTGTATACCGACAGCGGCCAGTCGTGCCCACTGGATTGGTCAGTCAGCTTCGAGTTTCGTGCCGAGACGCTCAAGCGCCACAACCCATTGCCGCATATGCTGCAATTGTTGCTAGAGATCCACGGTCTGCGCGGGCAGAGCGGGGCGCTGTACACCGTGATGGCCGAGCTGTACGCCAACGCCCTGGAACATGGTGTGCTGGGATTGGACTCGCGGCTAAAGCGCGATGCCCAGGGGTTTGCCAGTTATTACCGCCAGCGCAATGAGCGCTTGATGCAATTGAAGAGTGGTTATATTCGCGTGCATATGGATGTGGTGCCGACCGTTGCCGGCGGCTGCCTGACCCTGCGAATCGAAGACAGCGGCCAGGGCTTTGATGTGGCACAGGTCCTGGCGCAGCCCTTGGAGGTCGACCGTTTGTCTGGCCGGGGCTTGAATCTGGTCCGGCATTTGGCCAGCGATGTACGCTGGTCGGACGGTGGGCGCAGCGTCCGCGTGGAGTTTTCCTGGGCGGTTCAGGCATAA
- a CDS encoding Hpt domain-containing protein, translated as MTEVHLDPEVLSGLQEVMEDEYSKLLDTFLDDSQKRVEALRKARDDAKALGRIAHSFKGSSGNLGAVHLAQLCQRLEAESAKPAVADLGELVDQIDHEFALVKPLYESERQRFSI; from the coding sequence GTGACTGAAGTTCATCTGGACCCTGAAGTGTTATCGGGTTTGCAGGAAGTGATGGAGGACGAGTACTCCAAGTTGCTCGATACCTTCCTGGATGATTCGCAAAAACGTGTCGAAGCCCTGCGCAAGGCGCGCGATGATGCCAAAGCCCTGGGCCGTATTGCCCATAGCTTCAAAGGCAGCAGTGGCAACCTCGGTGCGGTGCACCTGGCACAGTTGTGTCAACGCTTGGAGGCCGAGTCGGCGAAACCCGCGGTCGCAGATCTTGGGGAGCTGGTGGATCAGATTGATCATGAGTTTGCCTTGGTGAAACCGCTGTATGAATCGGAGCGGCAACGGTTTTCGATTTGA
- a CDS encoding flagellar hook-length control protein FliK, which yields MPLAPHSLLQAAPAAKPQASSATAPAMAANTRTKAPGFAQVFAKEAQVAPAKSTDMTPRPSRDKSADISARKDVSNDKPAAATPAVADSGKTLPAQPADKNDAVSSKEDDSASDTTLVQQPPADPVADPVADPVVDPALVAAVAPAPAPAAAVDEVVTPVVVTAPPVVAEEVKPFDPEADPLDALPAVRLAMEQGGHVSAASQAAQKAAPAPLLTQAEPTAAQSFANGLAAMVDQQASKDSTDQGGDNAFSGLIDDGLKDLKNASSDTRVDDFANRLAALTQATTPKTANALPITQQPLAMHQSGWTEEVVNRVMYLSSANLKSAEIQLQPAELGRLDIRVNMTAEQQAQVSFMSGHAVVREALESQSGRLREMFAQQGMGQVDVNVSDQSRGWQGQGQEQQQHQARGVGAGGGRADGMDAGIAGDTPETVAPIVSSVIGSSAVDYYA from the coding sequence ATGCCTCTCGCCCCACACTCGCTCCTTCAGGCTGCCCCCGCGGCCAAGCCTCAGGCTTCGTCCGCCACTGCTCCGGCAATGGCCGCGAACACGCGGACTAAAGCGCCAGGCTTCGCCCAGGTATTCGCCAAGGAAGCGCAGGTGGCACCCGCCAAATCCACCGACATGACGCCCAGGCCGAGTCGCGACAAATCGGCCGACATCAGCGCCAGGAAGGATGTGAGCAACGACAAGCCTGCCGCTGCCACCCCCGCGGTTGCCGATAGCGGCAAGACCTTGCCTGCCCAGCCGGCGGACAAGAACGATGCGGTCTCAAGTAAAGAGGATGACAGCGCCAGCGATACGACGTTGGTTCAGCAACCGCCGGCCGATCCGGTGGCCGATCCGGTGGCCGATCCGGTGGTTGATCCTGCCTTGGTCGCCGCTGTAGCACCTGCCCCGGCACCGGCAGCCGCGGTGGATGAGGTGGTGACCCCGGTCGTCGTGACGGCGCCACCGGTTGTCGCAGAAGAGGTCAAGCCCTTCGATCCAGAAGCCGATCCGCTGGATGCATTGCCGGCGGTGCGCCTGGCCATGGAGCAGGGCGGTCATGTGTCCGCCGCCAGCCAGGCTGCGCAAAAAGCCGCCCCGGCGCCGTTGCTGACGCAGGCTGAACCCACGGCCGCACAGAGTTTCGCCAACGGCCTCGCGGCCATGGTTGACCAGCAGGCCTCCAAGGACAGTACTGATCAAGGTGGTGACAATGCCTTCAGCGGCCTGATCGATGACGGTCTCAAAGATTTGAAAAACGCCAGCAGCGATACCCGCGTCGACGATTTCGCCAATCGCCTGGCGGCGCTGACCCAGGCCACGACACCCAAGACCGCCAATGCCTTGCCCATCACCCAGCAGCCATTGGCCATGCATCAGAGCGGCTGGACCGAAGAAGTGGTGAATCGGGTCATGTACCTCTCCAGCGCCAATTTGAAATCCGCCGAGATTCAGTTGCAGCCGGCCGAGTTGGGGCGTCTGGACATTCGCGTGAACATGACGGCGGAGCAGCAGGCCCAAGTGAGCTTCATGAGCGGTCATGCCGTGGTGCGTGAAGCACTGGAAAGCCAGTCGGGTCGCTTGCGAGAAATGTTCGCCCAGCAGGGCATGGGCCAGGTGGACGTCAACGTCTCCGATCAGTCCCGTGGTTGGCAGGGCCAAGGCCAGGAGCAACAACAGCATCAGGCCCGTGGCGTGGGCGCCGGCGGCGGGCGCGCTGACGGCATGGACGCGGGCATTGCAGGCGATACGCCGGAAACCGTTGCCCCGATTGTCAGCAGTGTGATTGGATCCAGCGCTGTGGACTACTACGCCTGA
- the fliL gene encoding flagellar basal body-associated protein FliL translates to MAKSDDAATAPAGKGKLKLILLIVLALLLAIGVSVGATWYFMQGAQSTPQAASQAASDVKQPAIFEQLLPAFVANFNQNGRQRYLQVSITLMARNQADLDALKVHMPVIRNNLVMLFSAQNFDSLATPVGQEMLRQKATASVQEVAQKEVGKVVIEQLLFTNFVLQ, encoded by the coding sequence ATGGCGAAGAGTGACGACGCAGCAACAGCACCCGCAGGCAAAGGCAAGCTCAAGCTTATCCTGTTGATTGTCCTGGCCTTGCTACTGGCTATCGGCGTGTCGGTGGGCGCTACCTGGTACTTCATGCAGGGCGCCCAGAGCACGCCGCAGGCCGCGTCGCAAGCAGCCAGTGACGTCAAGCAACCGGCAATCTTCGAGCAGTTGCTCCCGGCCTTTGTCGCCAACTTCAATCAGAACGGACGTCAGCGCTACTTGCAGGTGAGCATTACCCTGATGGCGCGTAACCAGGCGGACCTGGATGCCCTCAAGGTGCATATGCCGGTTATCCGCAACAACCTGGTGATGCTGTTCTCCGCGCAAAACTTCGACAGTCTGGCTACTCCGGTGGGCCAGGAAATGCTGCGCCAGAAAGCCACCGCCAGTGTGCAGGAAGTGGCCCAGAAGGAAGTCGGCAAAGTCGTGATCGAGCAATTGCTCTTCACTAATTTCGTATTGCAGTAG